The sequence AGCTCTCTTCCACCAGCCAGTCGATCTGTGCCTCGGGATACCAACGACGAATGTCGGCAATCACCGGCATGTTGTGCACGACGTCGCCCAGCGACGACACCCGGACGAGGAGAATTTTTTGCACGCTCACGGAGATCACGCCGGGCAAACCGGCCCCAAAGATGGATTAAACAAACTTGAACAAGCGGCGCGAAAGAGCGCGCCGTCAGAGGTGTCATGCAACAGAACTGCGGCGCGTCACCGTGCTTCACGCGGACACCGCCGCCGCGTTAGAACGGCAATCTGGCGTCCGGTTTTTGCGCGAGAATCGCCCGGCGAAAATCATCTTGAATCCGGGCGAGCGCCGCCTCCGTATCCGCTTCAAAACGCATCGCCACCACCGGCGTGGTATTGGACGAACGCGCGAGGCCAAAGCCATCGGGGTATTCGACGCGCAGACCGTCGATGGTCACCACCTGATCGGCAGCGGGAAAGCTCGCGTGCTGCAGCAGACGTTCGATCAGTTGCACGTTTTCTCCCTCTTCGAGCTTCAGTTGCAGCTCAGGGGTGGAAAGCGAGTTAGGCAAGCCGTTAAGCAACTGGCTCGGATCGGCTACGCGCGTCAGAATTTCGAGCAGCCGCGCGCCGGTGTAGAGGCCATCGTCAAAGCCATACCAGCGGTCTTTAAAGAACACATGGCCGCTCATTTCACCCGCCAGCGGTGCGCCGGTTTCGCGCAGCTTCGCCTTCACCAGCGAATGCCCGGTATTCCACATCAGCGGCACGCCGCCTTTGGCACGCACCCACGGTGCCAGATTGCGTGTGCATTTCACGTCGTAAATAATTTGCGCGCCAGGATGGCGTGACAGCACGTCTTCGGCAAACAGCATGAGCTGGCGGTCGGGATAAATCACCTGGCCGTCTTTCGTCACCACGCCAAGACGGTCGCCGTCACCATCGAACGCAAAGCCGATTTCCGCATCCGTCTCGCGCAGCGCACGCATCACGTCCTGCAGATTCTCGGGATGAGCCGGATCGGGATGGTGATTCGGGAAAGTGCCGTCGATCTCCGTGAAAAGCTCAACCAGCTCGCAACCAAGCGCCTTGAAAAGACGTGGTGCCAGCCCTCCGGCAACGCCATTGCCGGTATCCACGACCAGCTTCAGCGGCCGCGTCAAACGGATATCGCCAACAATCCGCTCAAGGTAGGCGGATGCGACATCGTGCTCGACATAGCTGCCAGCGCCACTACCGCTACCACTAGCGTGACCGCTGGCAAAACGTTGCTCGACAATCCGCTGATACAGCGCCTGAATCTGCTCGCCATATATAGCGGCACCGCGCAGCACCATCTTGAAGCCGTTGTAATCAGGGGGGTTATGGCTGCCGGTCACGACGATGCATGAATCGACCCGGCGCTCGCCAGTGGGCAGCGCCAACGGCACGCTCGCCGCGAAATAGCCCACGGGGGTTGGCACCATGCCCACATCCACCACATCCACGCCCACCGAACGCAAGCCCTCCGCCAGTGCCTGAACCAGTTCCGGCCCCGACAGGCGGCCATCACGCGCCACCACCACCGCATCGCCACCTTGCGCCCGCACTTCGCTGCCAAACGCCTGGCCAATCGCGCGAGCGGTTGCCACATCGAGTGTCTTGCCGACTACGCCGCGAATGTCATACGCCTTGAAAATGGACTGGGAGATCATGATGTGACTCGCTTCGTACAGTAGAAAAATTTAAATGGCGCACGGCGCGAGAACACGCGCGATGCACATGAGGCGCAGGCTGGAAGCCTTGCGGTTCCCACCTATAATTGCGCTTCTTCGTTTTTAGCCGCGCCCAGAAAGGCGCCTATTCTAATGCCTCTGCGTGCCCCTCCAATGAAGTCGCTGCCATGGGCACCGCCCTGCCTGCACGCACTGCACGCACCAAACACACCCTATGCCCCCATCCCCCGGCCAGCGCCAGGCGGCCGATGCTAAGCCTTGCGCGCCGCAGCGCTCAGCCGGAAGTTGCCCGGGCGCTAGCCAATCTCGTCTGGCTTGGCCTTGAGCGGCTGACCCAGATTGCCGTAGCGATTGCGATCAGCGGCATGCTGGCGCGCTATTTCGGCCCAGATGTCTTTGGTAAATGGCAGTACGCCAATACGCTGCTGCTGGTGCTGGCCCCCATCACCTGGGTCTGTGGCGCAGAAATCCTGGTGCCCACCATCGTGCATCGCCCGGCCCCGCTAGGCACGATGCTTGGCAGTGCGTTCGTATTGCGCCTTAGCGTTTCCGCCGCCGCGCTGCTGCTCACATGGGGTGGCATCGCGGCCGGGCTCACTGATCCGCTGGTGGGCGCGATGCTCGCCGGACTGGCGCTGACGATGGTGTTCCGGGAGCCCTTCGTCGGCACCATCAATGCCTGGCTGCAAAGCATGACTTACAGCAAGCCGCAGTTGCTGAGCAGCATGGTCACCGCGTTACTCAAGGCGGGGCTGGTCTATCTCTGCGTCCGCGCAACACTCGCGCCCGCGCGCTTTGGCTGGCTCTGGGCGTTTGAGGCCGCCGTCATTGGTGCAGTGCTGCTCGCGTACTACATCCGCCGCCATGGCGGCACGCTCGACTGGCGTATCGACCGCACCCTGGTGCGCCATTTCGCCAGCGCGGGCGGTGTGTTCTGGCTGGGCCTGATCTGCATGTACCTGTTTCTGAAGCTCGACCGGCTGATGCTCGAGCGCACGATTTCATTTGCCGACCTTGGCCGCTATTCCGCCGCGCAGCAGCTCAACGAGAACTGGATTGCGCTGGCGCTGATGCTGGCGCAGACGCTCGCGCCAGGGTTTGTCTACCGGGTGCAGGAAGCGGCCCAGCTACGCCGCAATATCTTGCGGCTGACCGTGCTAACTGCCGCGTTAATGGCTGCAGGGGCGCTGGTGCTAGACCTGCTCGCGGGGGTCATCATCCGCCTGGTGTTCGGACCGGATTACACCGGTGCAGCTGAAATTTTCCGCTGGGCGGTGTGGCTCTCGGTGCCGGCCGGGATTGAGGCCATCGGCAATCTGGCCGTCCTTAAATATCAGGCGAAATTCGTCTTGCTGGCGAAATGGCTTCTGGCGTTGCTGATTGCCTTCAGCGTGAACTGGCTGGCGATTCCGCGCTTCGGTGCTTATGGCGCGCTGATCGGGCTCGCTGCGGGCTATATCGCCGCCGCCAGCGTGAACTTCTTCTACCTTCGTTACCGGGTGCGCCCATGACCTTTTCTTCTTCCAGCGCGCCTTTGGCGGCAACGGCAACGACCGCGCCTGGCACGAATCTCACGGTCTCGCTGGATGATGTGGCCGTGCTGATGCCGGTCTTTAACGCCCAGGCGGAGGTTGAACGCACGCTCGCGTCATTTAGCGAAACCACGCTGATCCGGGTGCTGCTAGTTGACGATGGCAGCACGCCGCCGCTGGTCGCGCCGGTACTGCCAGGCATGCTGATCGACGTGCTGCGGCTGGCGCAAAACGGCGGCATCGAACGCGCGTTGCAACGGGGTATCGAGGCCCTCGCGGCAGGCGGCTATCAATACGCGGCGCGCATTGATGCGGGAGATCGGGCGGTGCCTCAGCGGCTCGCGCAGCAACGCGCTTATCTGCAAGCGCATCCTGACGTCGCGGCACTTGGCATGTGGGCCCAGGTCGTAACGCCAGCCAGTCAGCCGCTTTTTATGCTGACGCCACCCACTGCCCCCGCGGCGATCCGCCGGATGCGCTTCATGCGCAGCTGCTTCGTCCATCCGTCGATGATGCTGCGCATCGCGGCCGTGCAGGCCGTGGGCAACTACCGCAACGCCTATCCCGCCGCCGAAGATCTCGATCTGTTCCTGCGTCTGATGGCGCGTTACGACTGCGCCAATCTGGCGCACACCGGCGTGTACTACGAACTAAACGACGGCGGCATCAGCGCGACCCGGCGCCGCCGCCAGATACGCTCGACGCTGCAACTGCAACTGAGCTACTTCAACCCGCTCAATCTTTATGACTGGCTCGGCCTCGTGAAGAATCTGCTGCATCTCGTGACCCCTTATCCGCTGCTGCACCGTATCAAGCGCGTGCTGTTCACTTCACGCGCTGCACGCTCTGCCTCACACGCTGCTTCACGCCACACGGAACCTTAATGCCGTCCCTCGCCCGCTTTATGGCCCTTGCATGAGACCTGCCTCAACCCTTCGCATCAGCCTCGTGTGCAACACCGCATGGGCGATCCATACCTACCGTCACGGCCT is a genomic window of Paraburkholderia bonniea containing:
- a CDS encoding phosphomannomutase/phosphoglucomutase, which encodes MISQSIFKAYDIRGVVGKTLDVATARAIGQAFGSEVRAQGGDAVVVARDGRLSGPELVQALAEGLRSVGVDVVDVGMVPTPVGYFAASVPLALPTGERRVDSCIVVTGSHNPPDYNGFKMVLRGAAIYGEQIQALYQRIVEQRFASGHASGSGSGAGSYVEHDVASAYLERIVGDIRLTRPLKLVVDTGNGVAGGLAPRLFKALGCELVELFTEIDGTFPNHHPDPAHPENLQDVMRALRETDAEIGFAFDGDGDRLGVVTKDGQVIYPDRQLMLFAEDVLSRHPGAQIIYDVKCTRNLAPWVRAKGGVPLMWNTGHSLVKAKLRETGAPLAGEMSGHVFFKDRWYGFDDGLYTGARLLEILTRVADPSQLLNGLPNSLSTPELQLKLEEGENVQLIERLLQHASFPAADQVVTIDGLRVEYPDGFGLARSSNTTPVVAMRFEADTEAALARIQDDFRRAILAQKPDARLPF
- a CDS encoding oligosaccharide flippase family protein, encoding MLSLARRSAQPEVARALANLVWLGLERLTQIAVAIAISGMLARYFGPDVFGKWQYANTLLLVLAPITWVCGAEILVPTIVHRPAPLGTMLGSAFVLRLSVSAAALLLTWGGIAAGLTDPLVGAMLAGLALTMVFREPFVGTINAWLQSMTYSKPQLLSSMVTALLKAGLVYLCVRATLAPARFGWLWAFEAAVIGAVLLAYYIRRHGGTLDWRIDRTLVRHFASAGGVFWLGLICMYLFLKLDRLMLERTISFADLGRYSAAQQLNENWIALALMLAQTLAPGFVYRVQEAAQLRRNILRLTVLTAALMAAGALVLDLLAGVIIRLVFGPDYTGAAEIFRWAVWLSVPAGIEAIGNLAVLKYQAKFVLLAKWLLALLIAFSVNWLAIPRFGAYGALIGLAAGYIAAASVNFFYLRYRVRP
- a CDS encoding glycosyltransferase, coding for MPVFNAQAEVERTLASFSETTLIRVLLVDDGSTPPLVAPVLPGMLIDVLRLAQNGGIERALQRGIEALAAGGYQYAARIDAGDRAVPQRLAQQRAYLQAHPDVAALGMWAQVVTPASQPLFMLTPPTAPAAIRRMRFMRSCFVHPSMMLRIAAVQAVGNYRNAYPAAEDLDLFLRLMARYDCANLAHTGVYYELNDGGISATRRRRQIRSTLQLQLSYFNPLNLYDWLGLVKNLLHLVTPYPLLHRIKRVLFTSRAARSASHAASRHTEP